The following are from one region of the Pseudazoarcus pumilus genome:
- a CDS encoding ribonuclease catalytic domain-containing protein: protein MFVLFEESGSFKTGSVLSDNDASLQVETSTGKRVKIKKAQVLLRFDAPAAGELLERAEPEAEALDTDFLWEVCGDDEFAFDDFAAEYHGHTPDPVEATAVLLRLHSAPIHFHRKGRGRFRKAPPDILQAALAGLEKKRQQAELIERMRAELVEGRLPSELDGMVEQVLYRPDRNRPEVKALEAACVDAGLSAPRLLLKCGALHSSYDYHYNRFLFEHFPEGAGFAQFDPPAEPDDLPLAAVAAFSIDDATTTEIDDAFSVTPRAGGGWRIGIHIAAPGLGFARGSTLEAIARQRLSTVYMPGNKITMLPDEIVERFTLGAGRECPAVSLYLDLSSALAITGSETRVERIPVAANLRHHDIEPLFNDAVLHGQDDGPDYPYRQELKLLWELATVLEAGRGKVSANQDQVDYSFYVDWTRETADGPGHVTITDRKRGSPLDKLVAELMIHANATWGKQLDEAGVPGLYRVQNGGKVRMSTKAEPHDALGVDCYAWSSSPLRRYVDLINQWQIVATVRGETPPFAPRSTDLMAAMRDFELTYAAYAEFQRGMERYWCLRWLRQRSEREITARVLRDNVVRIDHTPLVVKIASMPLQMPGARVRLAIEGSDLIDLDLNARHLETLSEPDPQQSGEAVFESS, encoded by the coding sequence ATGTTTGTCCTGTTCGAAGAAAGCGGCAGTTTCAAAACCGGCTCGGTGCTGAGCGACAACGACGCCAGCCTGCAGGTCGAAACCTCGACCGGCAAGCGCGTCAAGATCAAGAAGGCGCAGGTGCTGCTGCGCTTCGACGCGCCGGCGGCAGGCGAACTGCTCGAGCGCGCCGAACCCGAGGCCGAGGCGCTGGACACCGACTTCCTGTGGGAGGTGTGCGGCGATGACGAATTCGCCTTCGACGACTTCGCGGCCGAGTACCACGGCCACACGCCGGACCCGGTCGAGGCCACGGCGGTGCTGCTGCGCCTGCACTCGGCGCCGATCCACTTTCATCGCAAGGGACGCGGGCGCTTTCGCAAAGCGCCGCCCGACATCCTGCAGGCTGCGCTGGCCGGGCTGGAGAAGAAGCGCCAGCAAGCTGAGCTGATCGAGCGCATGCGCGCCGAACTGGTCGAGGGCCGGCTGCCGTCCGAACTCGACGGCATGGTCGAACAGGTGCTCTACCGCCCCGACCGCAACCGGCCCGAGGTCAAGGCGCTGGAAGCAGCCTGCGTCGACGCCGGCCTGTCCGCGCCGCGTCTGTTGCTCAAGTGCGGCGCACTGCATTCGAGCTACGACTATCACTACAACCGCTTCCTGTTCGAGCACTTCCCGGAAGGTGCGGGCTTTGCGCAGTTCGATCCGCCCGCCGAGCCGGACGATCTGCCGCTGGCCGCGGTCGCGGCCTTCTCGATCGACGACGCGACCACCACCGAGATCGATGACGCCTTCTCGGTGACGCCGCGCGCGGGCGGCGGCTGGCGCATCGGCATCCACATCGCCGCACCGGGGCTGGGCTTCGCACGCGGCTCGACGCTCGAGGCGATCGCGCGCCAGCGCCTGTCGACGGTCTACATGCCCGGGAACAAGATCACCATGCTGCCCGACGAGATCGTGGAGCGCTTCACGCTCGGCGCCGGGCGCGAGTGCCCGGCCGTGTCGCTGTATCTGGACCTGAGCTCGGCGCTCGCCATCACCGGCTCCGAGACCCGCGTCGAGCGCATCCCGGTGGCCGCCAACCTGCGCCACCACGACATCGAGCCGCTCTTCAACGACGCCGTGCTGCACGGCCAGGACGACGGACCGGACTACCCCTACCGCCAGGAACTCAAGCTGCTGTGGGAACTGGCCACGGTGCTCGAGGCCGGGCGCGGCAAGGTCTCGGCCAACCAGGATCAGGTCGATTACAGCTTCTATGTGGACTGGACGCGCGAGACCGCCGACGGCCCGGGGCACGTCACGATCACCGACCGCAAGCGTGGCTCGCCGCTGGACAAGCTGGTGGCCGAACTGATGATCCACGCCAACGCGACCTGGGGCAAACAGCTCGACGAGGCCGGCGTGCCGGGGCTGTACCGGGTGCAGAACGGCGGCAAGGTGCGCATGAGCACCAAGGCCGAACCGCACGACGCGCTCGGCGTGGACTGCTACGCCTGGTCCAGCTCGCCGCTACGCCGCTACGTGGACCTGATCAATCAATGGCAGATCGTCGCCACCGTGCGCGGCGAGACACCGCCGTTCGCGCCGCGCTCGACCGATCTGATGGCGGCCATGCGCGACTTCGAGCTGACCTACGCGGCCTACGCCGAATTCCAGCGCGGCATGGAACGTTACTGGTGCCTGCGCTGGCTGCGCCAGCGCAGCGAGCGCGAGATCACCGCGCGCGTGCTGCGCGACAACGTGGTGCGCATCGACCACACGCCGCTGGTCGTCAAGATCGCCTCGATGCCGCTGCAGATGCCGGGGGCGCGCGTGCGTCTGGCCATCGAGGGCAGCGACCTGATCGACCTGGATCTGAACGCGCGCCATCTCGAAACCCTGTCCGAGCCGGATCCGCAGCAGTCCGGCGAGGCCGTTTTCGAGAGCAGCTGA